Proteins encoded within one genomic window of Micromonospora halotolerans:
- a CDS encoding YlbL family protein yields MRRRGVTVLLGALLTALLSVGVLSVPIPYVVLGPGPTVNTLGSENGKEIIQVTGRATSTSAGQLRLTTVGVQPTVRLRSALAGWFSSDEAVVPRELVYPPGESQEEVEQRNAEDFQNSQTSAETAALRELGYPIRVLVKTVTAGGPSVDVLKPNDVITSVDGQPVSSAARLTELIRAKPAGTELKIGYTRAGAPATATVRSREQDGRPRIGIEIDQQQPHPFTLKIDLGDIGGPSAGLMFALGIVDKLEPADLTGGKVIAGTGTIDDEGRVGPIGGIAQKLVGAKQAGAKVFLVPADNCAEAVRNPQPDLPLLKVASLDDALTALEKLRAGGQPTRC; encoded by the coding sequence GCCCTGCTCAGCGTCGGCGTGCTGAGCGTGCCGATCCCGTACGTGGTGCTCGGTCCCGGCCCGACGGTCAACACCCTGGGCAGCGAGAACGGCAAGGAGATCATCCAGGTGACCGGCCGGGCGACGTCCACCTCCGCCGGGCAGCTCCGGCTGACCACGGTGGGTGTGCAGCCCACGGTCCGGCTGCGCTCGGCGCTGGCCGGGTGGTTCTCCTCCGACGAGGCGGTGGTGCCGCGCGAGCTGGTCTACCCGCCGGGGGAGTCGCAGGAGGAGGTCGAGCAGCGCAACGCCGAGGACTTCCAGAACTCGCAGACCAGCGCCGAGACGGCGGCCCTGCGCGAGCTGGGCTACCCGATCCGCGTGCTGGTGAAGACGGTCACCGCGGGCGGCCCGTCGGTCGACGTGCTCAAGCCCAACGACGTGATCACCTCGGTCGACGGGCAGCCGGTGTCCAGCGCGGCCCGGCTCACCGAGCTGATCCGCGCCAAGCCGGCCGGCACCGAGCTGAAGATCGGCTACACCCGGGCCGGTGCGCCGGCCACGGCCACGGTCCGAAGCCGTGAGCAGGACGGCCGGCCGCGAATCGGCATCGAGATCGACCAGCAGCAGCCGCACCCGTTCACCCTCAAGATCGACCTCGGCGACATCGGCGGCCCCAGCGCCGGGCTGATGTTCGCCCTGGGCATCGTCGACAAGCTGGAGCCGGCCGACCTGACCGGCGGGAAGGTGATCGCCGGCACCGGCACCATCGACGACGAGGGCCGGGTCGGCCCGATCGGCGGCATCGCGCAGAAGCTGGTCGGCGCCAAGCAGGCCGGGGCGAAGGTCTTCCTGGTGCCCGCCGACAACTGCGCCGAGGCGGTCCGCAACCCGCAGCCCGACCTGCCGCTGCTCAAGGTGGCGTCGCTGGACGACGCCTTGACGGCCCTGGAGAAGCTGCGCGCCGGGGGGCAGCCCACCCGCTGCTGA
- a CDS encoding UPF0182 family membrane protein, whose translation MRSSPLPRMSRRGRVTIGVLIGVFVLFTLLGWGVNAWTDWLWFDEVRYTQVFTGVLATRLLLFLVIGLGMAVIIAGNLWLAHRLRPQLRPHSAEQATLERYRMLLSPRLGTWIALASAVIGLFAGLSAQSRWGQWLLFRNGGSFGVKDPEFNVDIGFYVFQLPFWRYLLGVGFTAVVLALLGALAVHYIFGGVRLQGVGDRMTNAARAHLSSLVAVFVLLKAIAYVLDQRAMLLEYNEGAKLYGAGYADINALLPAKEILAWIAVVVAVAIIVFSNAWMRNLVWPGIALALLGVSAVAIGGIYPWAVQTFEVKPSARDKEAPYIDRSIKATRAAFGLTDTKNTNYAANNLVPPANLATDTSVVQNVRLLDPQLVSETYTQLQQVRGFYDFGPKLDIDRYAAGGKTSDYVVGVREINYDELTPQQSNWINRHTVYTHGYGLVAAPANQVCGNGTPYFVSGFLGGATKEEVQACTSPTEQIPAQQPRIYYGERMKADDYAIVGQTGDRDVEFDKPTSTGGEQYYTYSGEGGVEIGSFPRRLLYAIKEQESNFLLSEAVNDDSKLLYVRNPRDRVEKVAPFLTLDGDPYPAVVNGRVLWIVDGYTTAATYPYAERVNLQAETADELTGRGTFQLARENVNYIRNSVKATVDAYDGTVKLYAFDDADPVLKAWNKAFGGDLVLPKGDIPPELAEHFRYPADLFKVQRNLLARFHVTDPGDFYSGQDFWQVPNVPDAPDSGAKQPPYYLFTQFPGQDGPRFQLTSAVTPNRRENLAALISGSYVDGRPQLEVLELPDQTRISGPVQVHQQMTNNGDIRQQLNLLSSGQSQVQYGNLLSLPFGDGMLYVEPVYVKSNTQNAFPQLQRVLLSYGDGGSYVVLANNLSDGIKQLVEQGKRAPGGAPPPTSGGTSPPTSGTTPPVLTGELAQAAGRVQSAITEVKAAQASGDFERYGRALKTLDEAMAAFQEAQAAANSSPGPGPSGSPPASPPAAPSSSPTPNG comes from the coding sequence ATGCGTAGCAGCCCCCTTCCGAGGATGAGCCGGCGCGGACGCGTCACCATCGGAGTTCTGATCGGGGTGTTCGTGCTCTTCACCCTGCTCGGGTGGGGGGTCAACGCGTGGACCGACTGGCTCTGGTTCGACGAGGTCCGCTACACCCAGGTCTTCACCGGCGTGCTCGCCACCCGGCTGCTGCTGTTCCTGGTGATCGGGCTCGGCATGGCGGTGATCATCGCCGGTAACCTCTGGCTGGCCCACCGGCTGCGGCCGCAACTGCGCCCGCACTCCGCCGAGCAGGCCACGCTCGAGCGCTACCGGATGCTGCTGAGCCCCCGGCTCGGCACCTGGATCGCCCTGGCCTCCGCGGTCATCGGGCTCTTCGCCGGCCTCTCCGCGCAGAGCCGGTGGGGCCAGTGGCTGCTGTTCCGCAACGGCGGCAGCTTCGGCGTGAAGGACCCGGAGTTCAACGTCGACATCGGGTTCTACGTGTTCCAGCTGCCGTTCTGGCGGTACCTGCTCGGCGTCGGCTTCACCGCGGTGGTGCTCGCCCTGCTCGGCGCGCTGGCCGTGCACTACATCTTCGGCGGGGTGCGGCTGCAGGGCGTCGGGGACCGGATGACCAACGCCGCCCGGGCCCACCTGAGCTCGCTGGTGGCCGTCTTCGTGCTGCTCAAGGCCATCGCGTACGTGCTGGACCAGCGGGCCATGCTGCTGGAGTACAACGAGGGCGCCAAGCTCTACGGCGCCGGCTACGCGGACATCAACGCGCTGCTCCCGGCGAAGGAGATCCTCGCCTGGATCGCCGTCGTGGTGGCCGTCGCGATCATCGTGTTCTCCAACGCGTGGATGCGGAACCTGGTCTGGCCCGGCATCGCGCTCGCCCTGCTCGGCGTCTCGGCCGTGGCGATCGGCGGCATCTACCCGTGGGCCGTGCAGACCTTCGAGGTCAAGCCGAGCGCCCGGGACAAGGAGGCGCCGTACATCGATCGCAGCATCAAGGCGACGAGGGCCGCCTTCGGGTTGACCGACACGAAGAACACCAACTACGCGGCGAACAACCTCGTCCCGCCCGCCAACCTGGCCACCGACACCTCGGTGGTGCAGAACGTCCGGCTGCTCGACCCGCAGCTGGTGTCCGAGACGTACACGCAGCTCCAGCAGGTCCGCGGCTTCTACGACTTCGGCCCGAAGCTGGACATCGACCGGTACGCGGCGGGCGGCAAGACCTCCGACTACGTGGTCGGCGTGCGGGAGATCAACTATGACGAGCTGACCCCGCAGCAGAGCAACTGGATCAACCGGCACACCGTCTACACCCACGGATACGGGCTGGTTGCGGCGCCGGCCAACCAGGTCTGCGGCAACGGCACGCCGTACTTCGTCTCCGGCTTCCTCGGTGGTGCCACCAAGGAGGAGGTGCAGGCGTGCACCTCGCCGACCGAGCAGATCCCGGCCCAGCAGCCGCGGATCTACTACGGCGAGCGCATGAAGGCCGACGACTACGCGATCGTCGGGCAGACCGGGGACCGCGACGTCGAGTTCGACAAGCCGACCTCCACCGGTGGTGAGCAGTACTACACCTACAGCGGCGAGGGGGGCGTCGAGATCGGCTCGTTCCCCCGCCGCCTGCTGTACGCGATCAAGGAGCAGGAGTCGAACTTCCTCCTCTCCGAGGCGGTCAACGACGACTCCAAGCTGCTCTACGTGCGTAACCCGCGGGACCGGGTGGAGAAGGTCGCGCCGTTCCTCACCCTGGACGGCGACCCGTACCCGGCGGTGGTGAACGGCCGGGTCCTGTGGATCGTGGACGGCTACACCACGGCCGCGACCTACCCCTACGCCGAGCGGGTGAACCTCCAGGCCGAGACGGCCGACGAGCTGACCGGCCGCGGCACGTTCCAGCTGGCCCGGGAGAACGTCAACTACATCCGCAACTCGGTGAAGGCGACGGTCGACGCGTACGACGGCACGGTGAAGCTGTACGCGTTCGACGACGCCGACCCGGTGCTCAAGGCGTGGAACAAGGCCTTCGGCGGTGACCTCGTGCTGCCCAAGGGCGACATCCCGCCGGAGCTGGCCGAGCACTTCCGCTACCCGGCCGACCTGTTCAAGGTGCAGCGCAACCTGCTCGCCCGGTTCCACGTCACCGACCCCGGCGACTTCTACTCCGGCCAGGACTTCTGGCAGGTCCCGAACGTGCCGGACGCCCCGGACAGCGGCGCGAAGCAGCCTCCGTACTACCTGTTCACCCAGTTCCCCGGGCAGGACGGGCCGCGCTTCCAGCTCACCTCGGCGGTCACCCCCAACCGCCGGGAGAACCTGGCCGCGCTGATCTCCGGGTCGTACGTGGACGGGCGACCCCAGTTGGAGGTGCTGGAGCTTCCGGACCAGACCCGGATCTCCGGGCCGGTCCAGGTGCACCAGCAGATGACGAACAACGGCGACATCCGGCAGCAGCTGAACCTGCTCTCCTCGGGGCAGTCCCAGGTGCAGTACGGCAACCTGCTGTCGCTGCCGTTCGGCGACGGGATGCTCTACGTCGAGCCCGTCTACGTGAAGAGCAACACCCAGAACGCGTTCCCACAGTTGCAGAGGGTCCTGCTCTCGTACGGCGACGGCGGCTCGTACGTGGTGCTGGCGAACAACCTCAGCGACGGCATCAAGCAGCTCGTCGAGCAGGGCAAACGGGCCCCCGGCGGCGCACCGCCGCCCACCTCGGGCGGCACGAGCCCGCCGACCAGCGGCACCACCCCACCGGTGCTCACCGGTGAGCTGGCCCAGGCGGCCGGCCGGGTGCAGAGCGCGATCACCGAGGTCAAGGCCGCGCAGGCGTCCGGCGACTTCGAGCGGTACGGGCGTGCGCTGAAGACGCTCGACGAGGCCATGGCCGCGTTCCAGGAGGCCCAGGCGGCGGCGAACTCGTCGCCCGGCCCGGGCCCCAGCGGCAGCCCACCGGCGTCGCCGCCGGCCGCACCCTCGTCGTCCCCGACACCGAACGGCTGA
- a CDS encoding SigE family RNA polymerase sigma factor — translation MRDVNTFDDFYRSTSGRALRYGRAVADDAGDAQDLVQEAYARAWRQWGKLADHPAPEAWLRLVISRLATDRWRRLRGWRLAASRTGPPADVGPPGEDTVLLVGALRQLPARHRQALALHYLFDLSVEEIAREAGVPTGTVKSWLSRGRARLAELLPGVAAEELEVNDVA, via the coding sequence ATGCGCGATGTGAACACGTTCGACGACTTCTACCGCAGCACGTCGGGGCGGGCGCTCCGGTACGGCCGCGCAGTGGCTGACGACGCCGGTGACGCCCAGGACCTGGTCCAGGAGGCGTACGCCCGCGCGTGGCGGCAGTGGGGGAAGCTGGCCGACCATCCTGCGCCGGAGGCCTGGCTGCGTCTGGTGATCAGCCGGTTGGCCACGGACCGCTGGCGGCGGCTGCGCGGCTGGCGGCTCGCGGCCAGCCGTACCGGCCCGCCGGCCGACGTGGGGCCACCCGGCGAGGACACCGTGCTGCTGGTCGGGGCGCTGCGGCAGCTGCCGGCCCGACACCGGCAGGCCCTCGCCCTGCACTACCTGTTCGACCTGTCGGTGGAGGAGATCGCCCGGGAGGCGGGGGTCCCCACCGGCACCGTGAAGTCCTGGCTGTCCCGGGGCCGGGCCCGGCTGGCCGAGCTGCTGCCCGGCGTGGCGGCCGAGGAGCTGGAGGTCAACGATGTCGCGTGA
- a CDS encoding ABC transporter substrate-binding protein — protein MRAPQSVPRPGIGRRRLLGALTGLPLLAGGLAGCGPEEEDTPVEDGPIELSVFWWGGTRRAEATEKALRLYSQQNPRVSFRVTWQGLTGYYDRLATQATGGNVPDLFQIDDTLLTEYARRQIVLDLSPWVADNRLDLRGLPEHLARYGRVDERTVAVPAAQTSAALVYNRDLLRRLRLPEPHTRMSWREYARWAARVTRTSGNRVAGTMDPSGDYRALWLWLRGQGSELYQGRQLGFSSGELLDWFEFWEVARYDRATPSAALVEQADSGELARQLVVTGHAAASFAWSHQLPELQRLTDDELGLAAFPGTPAAQWPRASMYWAAYRGSRHPGVVVDVINFLTTNVAAGRILGIERGLNAAVPVRTFVVDGVTDRTEKRVVALGADLDELAGAAPAPPPKGHAKVRTLLIDAAESIRAKRSGARTATSRFMAQATAALAE, from the coding sequence GTGCGCGCACCGCAGTCCGTACCCCGTCCCGGCATCGGCCGGCGGCGGCTGCTCGGCGCGCTGACCGGGCTGCCGCTGCTCGCCGGTGGGCTGGCCGGCTGCGGCCCGGAGGAGGAGGACACTCCGGTCGAGGACGGCCCGATCGAGCTGTCGGTGTTCTGGTGGGGCGGGACCCGCCGGGCCGAGGCCACCGAGAAGGCGCTGCGCCTCTACTCCCAGCAGAACCCCCGGGTGAGCTTCCGCGTGACCTGGCAGGGGCTGACCGGCTACTACGACCGGCTGGCGACCCAGGCCACCGGGGGCAACGTGCCCGACCTGTTCCAGATCGACGACACCCTGCTCACCGAGTACGCCCGCCGGCAGATCGTCCTCGACCTCAGCCCCTGGGTCGCCGACAACCGGCTCGACCTGCGCGGCCTGCCCGAGCACCTGGCCCGGTACGGCCGGGTGGACGAGCGGACCGTGGCGGTGCCCGCCGCGCAGACCAGCGCGGCGCTGGTCTACAACCGTGACCTGCTGCGCCGGCTGCGACTGCCCGAGCCGCACACCCGCATGTCCTGGCGGGAGTACGCGCGGTGGGCCGCCCGCGTCACCCGCACCTCCGGCAACCGGGTGGCCGGGACCATGGACCCGTCCGGCGACTACCGCGCGCTGTGGCTCTGGCTGCGCGGCCAGGGCAGCGAGCTGTACCAGGGTCGGCAGCTCGGCTTCAGCTCCGGGGAGCTGCTCGACTGGTTCGAGTTCTGGGAGGTCGCCCGGTACGACCGGGCCACCCCGAGCGCCGCCCTGGTCGAGCAGGCGGACAGCGGCGAGCTGGCCCGCCAGCTCGTGGTCACCGGGCACGCGGCCGCGTCGTTCGCCTGGTCGCACCAGCTGCCGGAGCTGCAACGGCTCACCGACGACGAGCTGGGCCTGGCCGCCTTCCCGGGCACGCCGGCGGCGCAGTGGCCGCGGGCGTCGATGTACTGGGCCGCCTACCGCGGCAGCCGCCATCCGGGCGTCGTGGTCGACGTGATCAACTTCCTGACCACCAACGTGGCCGCCGGCCGGATCCTCGGCATCGAGCGCGGCCTGAACGCCGCCGTGCCGGTCCGCACGTTCGTCGTCGACGGCGTCACCGACCGCACCGAGAAGCGGGTGGTGGCGCTCGGCGCCGACCTGGACGAGCTGGCCGGGGCGGCGCCCGCGCCACCGCCCAAGGGGCACGCCAAGGTGCGCACCCTGCTCATCGACGCGGCCGAGAGCATCCGCGCCAAGCGCTCGGGCGCCCGGACGGCGACCTCGCGGTTCATGGCGCAGGCGACCGCCGCCCTGGCCGAGTGA
- a CDS encoding phosphoribosylaminoimidazolesuccinocarboxamide synthase produces the protein MELLHSGKVRDVYADGEDLILVASDRVSIYDVALPTPIPDKGRLLTALSLWWFEQLSDLVPNHVISATDVPAEFAGRAIRCRRLDMVPVECVARGYLTGGGFAEYQRTGAVSGVELPRGLVEASILPEPIFTPSTKAPKGEHDEPITYAEVVDKVGAETAERLRQITIDVYRRGAEIAADRGILIADTKIELGWTPDGTLILADELLTSDSSRFWPAESYQPGRTQFSFDKQYLRDWATGGGWDRQPPAPEVPAEVVEATRARYVEVYEKLTGNRWA, from the coding sequence GTGGAACTTCTGCACTCCGGCAAGGTTCGGGACGTCTACGCCGACGGCGAGGACCTCATCCTGGTCGCCTCCGACCGTGTCTCGATCTACGACGTGGCGCTGCCGACCCCGATCCCGGACAAGGGCCGCCTGCTCACCGCCCTGTCGCTGTGGTGGTTCGAGCAGCTGTCCGATCTGGTGCCGAACCACGTCATCTCGGCCACCGACGTGCCCGCGGAGTTCGCCGGCCGGGCGATCCGCTGCCGGCGGCTGGACATGGTCCCGGTCGAGTGCGTCGCCCGGGGCTACCTCACCGGGGGTGGCTTCGCCGAGTACCAGCGCACCGGCGCGGTGTCCGGCGTCGAGTTGCCGCGGGGCCTGGTGGAGGCGTCGATCCTGCCCGAGCCGATCTTCACCCCGTCGACCAAGGCGCCCAAGGGCGAGCACGACGAGCCGATCACCTACGCCGAGGTGGTCGACAAGGTGGGCGCCGAGACGGCCGAGCGGCTGCGGCAGATCACCATCGACGTCTACCGGCGGGGCGCGGAGATCGCCGCCGACCGGGGCATCCTGATCGCCGACACCAAGATCGAGCTGGGCTGGACGCCGGACGGCACCCTGATCCTCGCCGACGAACTGCTCACCTCCGACTCGTCCCGGTTCTGGCCGGCCGAGTCCTACCAGCCGGGCCGCACCCAGTTCTCCTTCGACAAGCAGTACCTGCGCGACTGGGCCACCGGCGGCGGCTGGGACCGGCAGCCGCCCGCCCCCGAGGTGCCCGCCGAGGTGGTCGAGGCGACCCGGGCCCGCTACGTCGAGGTCTACGAGAAGCTCACCGGCAACCGCTGGGCCTGA
- a CDS encoding ribose-phosphate diphosphokinase, with translation MRDIAVFSGTAHPDLAAEICAHLDVPLHPVRVSRFANDCLEVQLQANCRERDVFLIQPLVPPVQEHLVELLLMIDAARGASAGRITVVLPHYAYARSDKKDAPRISIGGRLVADLLTSAGAHRVLAMTLHSPQVHGFFSVPVDHLHALRELATHFRGRDLSNTVVVSPDLGNAKEAAAFARMLGTPVAAGAKQRYSDDRVQISTVIGDVADRDVIVLDDEIAKGSTVIELMSHLRERQVRSIRLACTHGLFSSGALKRLSEQDGVLEVVCTNTVPIPEEKRVPKLEVLSVAPALAEAMRRIHNGESVSALFG, from the coding sequence GTGCGTGACATTGCCGTGTTCAGCGGGACCGCCCACCCGGACCTCGCCGCCGAGATCTGCGCCCACCTCGACGTTCCCCTGCACCCGGTGCGGGTGTCCCGGTTCGCCAACGACTGCCTCGAGGTGCAGTTGCAGGCGAACTGCCGGGAGCGCGACGTCTTCCTCATTCAGCCGCTGGTGCCGCCGGTGCAGGAGCACCTGGTCGAGCTCCTGCTCATGATCGACGCGGCCCGCGGCGCCTCCGCCGGCCGGATCACCGTGGTGCTGCCGCACTACGCGTACGCGCGGTCGGACAAGAAGGACGCCCCGCGGATCTCCATCGGCGGCCGGCTGGTCGCCGACCTGCTCACCTCGGCCGGCGCGCACCGGGTGCTCGCCATGACCCTGCACTCGCCGCAGGTGCACGGCTTCTTCAGCGTGCCGGTGGACCACCTGCACGCGCTGCGCGAGCTGGCCACCCACTTCCGGGGGCGGGACCTGAGCAACACCGTCGTGGTCTCGCCGGACCTGGGCAACGCCAAGGAGGCGGCGGCGTTCGCCCGGATGCTCGGCACCCCGGTGGCGGCCGGCGCGAAGCAGCGGTACAGCGACGACCGGGTGCAGATCAGCACGGTCATCGGTGACGTGGCGGACCGGGACGTGATCGTGCTGGACGACGAGATCGCCAAGGGCAGCACGGTCATCGAGCTGATGAGCCACCTCCGCGAGCGGCAGGTCCGGTCGATCCGGCTGGCCTGCACCCACGGCCTCTTCTCCAGCGGCGCGCTGAAGCGGCTGAGCGAGCAGGACGGGGTGCTGGAGGTCGTCTGCACGAACACGGTGCCGATCCCGGAGGAGAAGCGGGTGCCGAAGCTGGAGGTGCTGTCGGTGGCGCCGGCGCTGGCCGAGGCGATGCGGCGGATTCACAACGGCGAGTCGGTGAGCGCCCTCTTCGGCTGA
- a CDS encoding ATP-binding protein yields MTNAEPPAPRTVVPIEPSLLIAEAFNQAQVTALRHSVTSCSHAAGLTGQRLDDFVLAVNELITNAVRHGGGQGRLRLWRRPGELICEVADHGQGISVRRLSERARPAPDTAGGWGLWLARELSDTMAVETGEAGTIVRITAALAAQPVTRPADS; encoded by the coding sequence ATGACAAACGCAGAACCCCCCGCACCGCGTACGGTTGTGCCCATCGAACCTTCCCTCCTCATCGCCGAGGCCTTCAACCAGGCCCAGGTGACCGCGCTACGGCACTCGGTCACCTCGTGCTCGCACGCGGCGGGGTTGACCGGGCAACGGCTGGACGACTTCGTGCTGGCGGTCAACGAGCTGATCACCAACGCCGTCCGGCACGGCGGCGGCCAGGGCCGGCTGCGGCTGTGGCGCCGTCCCGGCGAGCTGATCTGCGAGGTCGCCGACCACGGCCAGGGGATCAGCGTGCGGCGGCTCAGCGAGCGTGCCCGGCCGGCCCCGGACACGGCCGGCGGCTGGGGGCTGTGGCTGGCCCGGGAGCTGAGCGACACCATGGCGGTGGAGACCGGCGAGGCCGGCACGATCGTCCGGATCACCGCGGCGCTGGCCGCCCAGCCCGTCACCCGCCCGGCCGACAGCTGA